A stretch of Fulvia fulva chromosome 4, complete sequence DNA encodes these proteins:
- a CDS encoding Sugar transporter STL1 — translation MEAHGTLHLPGKSGYVMLTDRVQNVGMPSASWYPGQTQAPWLMMFGQRFFGLKGTKLNVAIGVIAGLDFLLFGYDQGVMGGLLTLDSFVKVFPQIDTRNQDGCFLGAIVCIWLGQCLGRRRTIFVGSAIMVVGAAIQCSAFDLSQLIIGRIITGLGNGLNTSTVPTWQSETSKSHKRGQMVMIEGALITGGIMISYWLDFALSFAPGEVAWRFPIAFQILFALIILCFILGLPESPRWLILKGRETEAITVLSALSDLPEDDEYIQSEFTAIKDSVVDFSSYIQRRLHQRQRPQLPSCTAWIAVFTIERLGRRPLMLFGAAGMALSMTVLAIVTSIGGSGPGVVAAVFLFVFNTFFAIGWLGMTWLYPSEIVPLAIRAPSSALSTSANWIFNFMVVMITPVAFAKIGYRTYIIFAVINAVIVPCVYFFYPETAYRSLEEMDEIFRQVEGWKGAFDVVRVARPDVTPNRYDKHGNLLVNYLDTEEHRRHNGIRTDGLTARKAGNEAFEDKERSSHNEGYHVEGGFASGSDSGNEKTIR, via the exons ATGGAGGCCCATGGGACGCTCCATCTCCCAGGAAAGAGTGGGTACGTTATGTTGACTGACCGCGTTCAAAATGTCGGAATGCCCTCAGCCTCCTGGTATCCTGGCCAAACGCAAGCT CCCTGGCTCATGATGTTCGGACAACGATTCTTCGGCCTCAAAGGCACGAAGCTCAATGTCGCCATTGGCGTCATTGCAGGGCTGGACTTTCTGCT GTTCGGCTACGACCAAGGCGTCATGGGCGGTCTCCTCACACTCGACTCCTTCGTCAAAGTCTTCCCACAAATCGACACCCGGAACCAGGACG GCTGCTTCCTCGGCGCCATCGTCTGTATCTGGCTCGGCCAATGTCTCGGTCGTCGACGAACGATCTTCGTCGGCTCAGCGATCATGGTCGTTGGTGCAGCGATCCAATGCTCTGCTTTCGACCTCTCCCAACTCATCATCGGCCGCATCATCACCGGTCTAGGTAACGGCCTCAATACCTCGACAGTACCAACCTGGCAATCCGAAACGTCCAAATCCCACAAGCGAGGTCAGATGGTCATGATCGAAGGTGCCCTCATCACCGGCGGAATCATGATTTCGTACTGGCTTGACTTCGCCCTGTCGTTCGCCCCAGGAGAGGTAGCTTGGCGCTTCCCGATCGCTTTCCAGATCCTCTTCGCTCTCATCATCCTGTGCTTCATCCTCGGACTCCCCGAATCGCCGCGCTGGCTTATCCTCAAAGGTCGCGAAACCGAAGCCATCACAGTCCTCTCAGCTCTCAGCGACCTCCCCGAAGACGACGAATACATCCAATCCGAATTCACCGCAATCAAGGACTCCGTCGTTGACTTCTCAAGCTACATTCAGCGCCGTCTTCACCAACGGCAAAGACCGCAACTTCCATCGTGCACTGCTTGG atcgcAGTCTTCACCATCGAGCGGCTAGGTCGTCGACCGCTTATGCTCTTTGGCGCAGCAGGAATGGCGCTCTCCATGACTGTCTTGGCGATCGTGACTTCCATCGGCGGGTCCGGACCAGGAGTCGTCGCAGCCGTCTTTCTCTTCGTCTTCAATACATTCTTCGCAATAGGATGGTTGGGGATGACGTGGCTATATCCTTCGGAAATTGTGCCGCTGGCAATCAGGGCGCCGAGTTCAGCGCTGAGCACATCAGCGAATTGGATCTTCAATTTCATGGTGGTGATGATTACGCCTGTGGCGTTTGCGAAGATTGGGTATAGGACGTACATCATCTTCGCGGTGATCAATGCGGTCATTGTGCCGTGTGTGTACTTCTTCTACCCGGAGACGGCATACAGGAGTTTGGAGGAGATGGATGAGATCTTTCGCCAGGTGGAGGGGTGGAAGGGCGCTTTCGATGTGGTTAGGGTGGCGAGGCCGGATGTTACCCCGAATCGATATGATAAGCATGGGAATCTGCTGGTCAACTATCTGGATACCGAAGAGCATAGACGGCATAATGGCATTCGGACAGATGGGTTGACGGCGAGGAAAGCTGGGAATGAGGCCTTTGAGGATAAGGAGCGGTCCTCGCATAATGAGGGATATCATGTTGAGGGTGGCTTTGCTAGCGGAAGTGACAGTGGGAATGAGAAGACCATTCGTTGA
- a CDS encoding Glutathione S-transferase-like protein ustS produces MTSAFRRTPSRMSNEYILFDLPSRGTPTGWSLNPWKARLVLNYKNLPYKTQWVEYPDLAPTYKSFGIPPNDPKTNAAAEYSSPAIKHPDGHFTMDSLAIAHGLEESHPSPSLHLDSPVNERAQTAILDFQKALAAVIMPRVPEMLLNPPSEEYFRRTRAKRFGMELADLAKSEQAGETAWKNAEPALEKIKALLCEDESGPYVLGKEASFADFILAGAWRFYERMDKDGDLLGRIMKFDESFPRHHEACKKWLERDD; encoded by the exons ATGACCTCAGCATTCAGACGAACACCTTCCAGAATGTCCAACGAATACATTCTCTTCGACCTGCCAAGCCGAGGCACTCCGACCGGATGGTCTCTCAATCCATGGAAGG CACGCCTCGTCCTCAACTACAAGAACCTGCCCTACAAAACCCAATGGGTTGAGTACCCTGATCTAGCTCCCACCTACAAGTCCTTTGGCATCCCACCCAACGACCCGAAGACCAACGCAGCCGCCGAGTACTCAAGCCCAGCCATCAAACACCCCGATGGACACTTCACAATGGACTCTCTCGCCATAGCTCACGGACTCGAGGAATCTCACCCAAGCCCATCTCTTCACCTGGACAGCCCGGTCAACGAGCGTGCTCAAACCGCCATATTAGACTTTCAAAAAGCTCTCGCTGCCGTGATCATGCCCCGTGTGCCTGAAATGCTCCTGAACCCTCCAAGTGAAGAATACTTCCGCAGAACGAGGGCGAAGCGCTTCGGTATGGAGTTGGCAGATTTGGCGAAGAGTGAGCAGGCGGGTGAGACGGCTTGGAAGAATGCGGAGCCTGCGTTGGAGAAGATCAAGGCGCTGCTTTGTGAAGATGAGAGTGGTCCGTATGTTCTCGGCAAGGAGGCGAGCTTTGCAGACTTTATTTTGGCTGGGGCTTGGAGGTTTTATGAGAGGATGGATAAGGATGGGGACTTGCTTGGCAGGATCATGAAGTTTGACGAAAGTTTCCCAAGGCATCATGAGGCGTGTAAGAAGTGGTTGGAGAGGGATGATTGA